In Pedobacter sp. W3I1, one DNA window encodes the following:
- a CDS encoding DEAD/DEAH box helicase produces the protein MAKSFEEFKLNRQILNAVADAGYTVATPIQEKAIAPVLSGQDIFGIAETGTGKTAAFVLPILMQLKYAQGDNPRALILSPTRELAMQIAEQVKLFSTYTDLRSLVIFGGIGPKTQKEQIAKGVDILIATPGRFLDLYLAGDINTQSLKFLVLDEADKMMDMGFIGSIHRILEIVPRKRQNLLFSATMSDLVQKIAGDFLNNPLVIEASTQATPAANVTQALYYVPNFKTKINLLQHLLKNDEAFNRLIIFCKTKTVADNIYSFIERRYGAENVRVIHANKGQNTRINSINSFKEGNIRVLVATDVASRGIDVSDVSHVINFDVPIIIEDYVHRIGRTGRAFAKGDAITFATDAEKYYIRKIEKLIRQYIPVAEIPEGVFIDETPYEERQHIAKEIDMQKRKEDPDFQGAFHEKKHAAAIEKKVREKAKAKAGKQVKSFKKGKKFDKKK, from the coding sequence ATGGCAAAATCGTTCGAAGAATTTAAGTTAAACAGGCAAATTTTAAATGCAGTTGCCGATGCAGGTTATACCGTTGCCACGCCGATACAGGAAAAAGCAATTGCACCAGTATTATCTGGACAGGATATTTTTGGTATCGCCGAAACTGGTACAGGAAAAACCGCGGCTTTTGTTTTGCCCATTTTAATGCAATTAAAATATGCTCAGGGCGATAATCCAAGGGCGCTGATTTTATCTCCAACACGCGAACTGGCCATGCAGATTGCAGAGCAGGTAAAGTTATTTTCTACTTATACTGATTTACGTTCTTTAGTGATTTTTGGCGGAATCGGTCCGAAAACTCAGAAAGAGCAGATTGCAAAAGGCGTTGATATTTTGATTGCTACGCCTGGAAGATTCCTGGATTTATATTTGGCAGGTGATATCAATACACAAAGCCTAAAGTTTTTGGTATTGGATGAAGCCGATAAAATGATGGATATGGGCTTTATTGGCTCTATTCACCGGATTTTAGAAATTGTTCCGCGTAAACGCCAGAATTTGTTATTCTCTGCAACGATGAGCGATTTGGTGCAGAAAATTGCGGGCGATTTCTTGAATAATCCGCTTGTGATTGAGGCATCTACGCAAGCAACCCCTGCTGCAAACGTAACGCAGGCTTTATATTATGTTCCCAACTTCAAAACAAAAATTAATTTACTGCAGCATTTGCTGAAAAATGATGAGGCTTTTAACCGCCTGATCATTTTCTGTAAAACAAAAACCGTTGCAGATAATATTTACAGTTTTATTGAGCGCAGATATGGTGCTGAGAATGTTCGTGTGATCCACGCTAATAAAGGACAAAACACCAGAATTAACTCAATAAATAGTTTCAAAGAAGGTAATATCAGGGTTCTAGTAGCTACAGATGTTGCCAGTAGGGGGATTGATGTGAGTGATGTAAGTCATGTGATCAATTTCGATGTGCCTATCATTATTGAAGATTATGTACACCGTATTGGCCGTACCGGTAGGGCTTTTGCCAAAGGTGATGCGATTACTTTTGCTACGGATGCCGAAAAATATTATATCCGCAAGATCGAAAAATTGATCCGCCAGTATATTCCGGTGGCCGAGATTCCGGAAGGTGTTTTCATCGATGAAACTCCTTACGAAGAGCGCCAGCATATTGCGAAAGAAATTGATATGCAGAAACGCAAGGAAGATCCTGATTTTCAAGGAGCCTTCCACGAGAAAAAACATGCTGCCGCGATAGAGAAAAAGGTGCGGGAAAAAGCCAAAGCAAAGGCCGGAAAGCAGGTAAAGAGTTTTAAAAAAGGTAAAAAATTCGATAAGAAAAAGTAA
- a CDS encoding dihydroorotase, whose translation MNSYLIKAATIVNEGQKIVADVLIKDGLIAKIGQNLSVPDAQEINAEGQYLLPGMIDDQVHFREPGLTHKADIFTESMAAVAGGITSFMEMPNTVPNTLTQNLLADKYEIAAQTSLANYSFYMGASNDNIEEVLKTDPKNVCGIKVFMGSSTGNMLVDNEKTLENIFSKAPILVATHCEDEATIRQNLTEFKAKYGEDLTIEMHPLIRSAEACYKSSSLAVELAKTYQTRLHILHISTAKEIALFDNLTPLKDKKITAEACIHHLWFNDKDYASKGNFIKWNPAVKTEDDQKGVLKGVLEDYIDVIATDHAPHTLEEKQQPYSQAPSGGPLVQHALPALLEMHLQGKISLEKIVEKTAHNLAICFDIEKRGFIREGYWADVVLVNLKDSWKVTKLNNFYKCGWSPFDGDTFQASITHTFVSGNLAYQNGKFTTDQIGKRLTFAR comes from the coding sequence ATGAATTCTTACCTGATAAAAGCCGCCACAATTGTAAACGAGGGACAAAAAATTGTTGCCGATGTATTGATAAAAGATGGATTAATAGCCAAAATCGGTCAAAATCTATCTGTACCTGATGCACAAGAAATTAATGCAGAAGGACAATACCTTTTACCAGGGATGATTGATGACCAAGTCCATTTCCGCGAGCCTGGTTTAACCCATAAAGCCGATATTTTTACTGAAAGTATGGCCGCTGTAGCTGGAGGGATTACCTCTTTTATGGAAATGCCCAACACCGTACCCAACACTTTAACCCAGAATTTATTGGCTGATAAATATGAAATTGCAGCTCAAACTTCATTGGCCAATTACTCTTTTTACATGGGGGCCAGTAATGACAATATTGAAGAGGTTTTAAAAACAGATCCTAAAAATGTTTGCGGAATTAAGGTTTTCATGGGTTCATCAACCGGAAATATGCTGGTGGATAACGAAAAAACTTTAGAAAACATCTTTAGCAAAGCACCAATATTAGTTGCTACACATTGCGAAGATGAAGCCACCATCCGCCAAAACCTGACTGAATTCAAAGCCAAATACGGCGAAGATTTAACCATAGAGATGCATCCTTTGATCCGCAGCGCAGAGGCCTGTTATAAATCGTCATCACTAGCGGTCGAACTGGCAAAAACTTATCAAACGCGTTTGCATATCCTACATATTTCTACTGCAAAAGAAATCGCGCTGTTTGATAACCTTACGCCTTTAAAGGATAAAAAAATAACTGCTGAAGCTTGCATACATCACCTTTGGTTTAATGATAAAGATTATGCTTCAAAAGGAAATTTTATAAAATGGAACCCTGCTGTTAAAACAGAAGATGATCAAAAAGGCGTGCTCAAAGGCGTTCTTGAAGATTATATTGATGTAATTGCAACAGATCATGCGCCACATACACTGGAAGAAAAACAGCAACCTTATTCGCAAGCTCCATCTGGCGGTCCGTTGGTACAGCATGCCTTACCAGCACTGTTAGAAATGCATTTACAGGGTAAAATATCTTTGGAGAAAATTGTCGAAAAAACAGCACATAACCTGGCTATCTGTTTTGATATCGAAAAACGCGGTTTCATTCGTGAAGGGTACTGGGCAGATGTAGTGCTGGTAAACCTGAAAGATTCCTGGAAAGTAACCAAGCTTAACAATTTCTACAAATGCGGCTGGAGCCCCTTTGATGGAGATACCTTCCAGGCAAGTATTACCCACACTTTCGTTTCAGGCAATCTGGCTTATCAAAATGGCAAATTCACGACCGATCAGATTGGAAAACGCCTAACTTTTGCAAGATAG
- a CDS encoding DUF2683 family protein: METLIVHPKNEEQSTALKAVMKVLKIDFETEKSPYNPEFVAKIKRSQEQMKERKGVKIAVEDLWK, encoded by the coding sequence ATGGAAACACTAATCGTACATCCAAAAAATGAAGAACAATCAACTGCTTTAAAAGCTGTTATGAAAGTTTTGAAGATTGATTTCGAGACTGAAAAAAGCCCATATAATCCGGAGTTTGTTGCTAAGATAAAAAGAAGTCAAGAGCAAATGAAAGAAAGAAAAGGCGTAAAAATTGCAGTCGAAGATTTATGGAAGTAA
- a CDS encoding DUF3810 domain-containing protein, translating to MVIKHSEHTKLIILVSLAILIYLFGFYPGLVQKYYSTGFYLYISSALRFISSIFPFAIGDIIYALLIGFVLYKIVRFYKQRKLLKRQDRILIPLQVINFFLILYVIFKMVWGLNYSRPSVSEALGIGNEKYSVKELVILGDYFIKKTNNLKLKQGKIPVYTINELESKSAAAYSLMSRKNQLFRYQNPCLKSVLNAWMISKIGIEGYYAPLSGEANMNMNLPDFVKPYVSCHEIGHQLGIAYEDEANLLGYLTASNSPDVNYQYSANYEMLRYILFEIRMKSPDDYKLLYLKLLPQVLADFKTEKEFWRKYNGNMFGYMDAAFDSFLKLNNQKKGIDSYQDIVIWLWNIHKKELTVAN from the coding sequence ATGGTGATTAAGCATTCTGAACATACAAAACTGATTATTTTAGTCAGCCTCGCTATACTTATTTACCTCTTTGGCTTTTACCCTGGTCTTGTCCAAAAATATTATTCCACAGGCTTTTATCTTTACATTTCTTCCGCATTAAGATTTATATCATCTATTTTTCCTTTCGCCATTGGCGATATCATTTATGCCTTATTGATTGGCTTTGTACTTTATAAAATCGTGAGATTTTATAAACAACGAAAATTGCTAAAAAGACAGGATAGAATTCTTATTCCTTTACAGGTCATTAACTTCTTCTTGATTCTCTATGTCATATTCAAAATGGTATGGGGTTTAAACTACAGTCGGCCTAGTGTTAGCGAAGCGCTGGGCATAGGCAATGAAAAATATAGCGTTAAAGAATTGGTTATTCTTGGCGACTATTTCATTAAAAAAACCAATAATCTGAAACTGAAGCAAGGCAAAATCCCAGTTTACACAATCAATGAACTGGAATCAAAGTCGGCAGCAGCTTATTCGCTTATGTCGCGAAAAAATCAATTATTCCGGTATCAAAACCCTTGTTTGAAATCGGTTTTAAACGCCTGGATGATTAGTAAGATTGGAATCGAAGGTTATTACGCACCGCTTTCGGGTGAAGCCAATATGAATATGAATTTACCCGACTTCGTAAAACCTTATGTAAGCTGCCACGAAATTGGACATCAGCTAGGCATTGCTTATGAAGACGAAGCTAATCTTTTGGGCTATCTAACAGCCAGCAACAGCCCTGATGTGAATTACCAATATTCTGCCAATTATGAAATGTTGCGGTATATTTTATTCGAGATCAGAATGAAATCTCCTGACGATTATAAATTACTTTATTTAAAACTCTTACCACAGGTTTTAGCCGATTTTAAAACCGAAAAGGAATTTTGGCGAAAATATAATGGCAATATGTTCGGTTATATGGATGCCGCCTTCGATAGTTTTTTAAAATTGAACAACCAGAAAAAAGGAATCGATAGTTATCAGGACATTGTAATTTGGTTATGGAATATACATAAAAAGGAGTTGACAGTTGCCAATTAA
- a CDS encoding tRNA-(ms[2]io[6]A)-hydroxylase: MLGLKLLTDPRWANIAESNLEEILSDHAWCEQKAATNAITLITQNSEYQDLVDELTAIAIEEMQHFQMVIEIIKKRGYTLSRERKDDYVGRLVKFSKKDGSRNMAFIDRLLFAAMIEARSCERFRVLSLNIKDQELAKFYHELMVSEAGHYTTFLNFARKYSTDVDVDKRWKEWLDFEGELIQSFGTREAIHG; encoded by the coding sequence ATGTTAGGATTAAAATTATTGACAGACCCGCGTTGGGCAAATATTGCAGAATCGAATTTAGAAGAAATTTTATCTGACCATGCCTGGTGTGAACAAAAAGCGGCAACCAATGCGATTACATTAATTACTCAAAACTCTGAATACCAGGATCTGGTAGATGAACTAACTGCCATTGCCATAGAAGAAATGCAACATTTCCAGATGGTAATTGAAATTATAAAAAAACGTGGTTATACCTTAAGCCGCGAGCGGAAAGATGATTATGTAGGGCGTTTGGTAAAATTCAGTAAAAAAGACGGAAGCCGGAATATGGCTTTTATTGACAGGTTATTGTTTGCGGCAATGATTGAAGCCAGAAGTTGTGAACGTTTCAGGGTACTTTCGTTAAATATTAAAGATCAGGAACTGGCCAAGTTTTATCACGAACTGATGGTTTCGGAAGCCGGGCATTACACCACATTTTTAAATTTTGCGCGTAAGTATAGTACCGATGTTGATGTAGATAAACGCTGGAAAGAATGGTTAGATTTTGAGGGCGAACTGATCCAGAGTTTCGGAACGAGAGAAGCCATTCACGGCTAG
- a CDS encoding glycosyltransferase: MNTSAKKLLIIGLVWPEPTSSAAGTRMIQLVDLFLSKDYQITFASAASKSEFSYDFSKISIVEQQIKLNDESFNVFLKELNPEMVLFDRFMVEEQYGWRVQQECPNALRVLDTEDLHCLRSARQQSDKKKQVLDLFSDTAKREIASILRCDLSIMISEVEIDILKNQFKIDPSLIYYLPFLEEEIDQQVIEKWIPFENRTDFVFIGNFLHEPNWNTVQVLKTKIWPSLRKKIPNASMNIYGSYASQKILQLDNKSERFLIKGRAIDAKETISKHKILLAPIQFGAGVKGKFIDAMCVGTPSVTTSVGAEAMRGNLDWNGSIEDDLELFIDEAVKLYQDQNAWRIAQQNGVQIINQRYSAKYFADPFIEEIERLSLDLIAHRQNNFFGQILNHHTAQSTKYMSLWIEEKNKR; this comes from the coding sequence ATGAATACAAGTGCTAAGAAATTATTAATAATTGGATTGGTCTGGCCCGAACCCACTTCATCGGCGGCAGGCACAAGGATGATCCAATTGGTTGATCTATTTCTGTCAAAAGATTATCAAATCACTTTTGCATCGGCAGCATCGAAAAGCGAATTCAGTTATGATTTTAGTAAGATTAGTATTGTTGAGCAACAAATCAAACTAAACGATGAAAGTTTTAATGTATTTCTGAAAGAATTAAACCCGGAAATGGTACTGTTCGACCGCTTTATGGTAGAAGAACAATATGGCTGGCGGGTGCAACAGGAATGCCCTAATGCACTTAGGGTTTTAGACACCGAAGATTTACATTGCCTGAGAAGTGCCCGACAACAAAGCGACAAGAAAAAACAAGTTTTAGATTTATTTTCAGATACGGCTAAAAGAGAAATTGCTTCAATTTTACGTTGCGATTTATCTATAATGATTTCAGAAGTGGAGATAGATATCCTGAAAAATCAATTTAAAATCGATCCTTCACTGATCTATTATTTACCCTTTCTCGAAGAAGAAATCGATCAGCAGGTTATCGAAAAATGGATTCCCTTTGAAAATCGGACAGATTTTGTTTTCATTGGCAATTTCCTTCACGAACCCAACTGGAATACCGTTCAGGTTTTAAAAACCAAGATCTGGCCTTCACTTCGCAAAAAAATTCCTAATGCGAGTATGAATATATATGGATCTTATGCATCGCAGAAAATTTTGCAACTGGATAATAAAAGTGAAAGATTCTTAATTAAAGGAAGAGCTATAGACGCAAAGGAAACCATTTCAAAACATAAAATATTGCTAGCTCCAATTCAGTTTGGCGCAGGTGTAAAAGGTAAATTTATTGATGCCATGTGCGTTGGTACGCCATCGGTTACCACATCCGTTGGTGCAGAAGCCATGAGAGGCAATTTAGATTGGAATGGTAGCATCGAAGATGATTTAGAACTGTTTATAGATGAAGCTGTGAAGTTATACCAGGATCAAAATGCCTGGAGAATTGCACAACAGAATGGCGTACAGATTATTAACCAAAGGTATTCGGCGAAATATTTTGCCGACCCATTCATAGAAGAAATTGAAAGGTTATCTTTAGATTTAATTGCACACAGACAAAATAATTTTTTCGGACAGATATTAAATCACCACACGGCACAGAGCACCAAATACATGAGTTTGTGGATTGAAGAGAAGAATAAGAGATAG
- the hscA gene encoding Fe-S protein assembly chaperone HscA, whose protein sequence is MAKISINLATGSFQKEEIIVGIDLGTTNSLVAFINPDKNPQVINDAGKGILVPSVVYFNNQNEAIVGNEAKEYLTTDPSNTIFSVKRLLGRSYKDVAEHKDIFSYKIIDDDSDALVKIHAGDRFYTPIELSAEILKELKARAEHALKTPVNRAVITVPAYFNDSQRQATRDAGKLAGLDVMRIVNEPTAASLAYGIGLDPSQQKTIAVYDLGGGTFDVSILQIQNGIFEVLATNGNTYLGGDDFDRAILNYWLTKNNLDVAVVAQDNILMQTLRLQAEAAKKALSTQNLYNEKVGEIWCTLDKQTFEQLISAKVEETITACKNALKDADLSASDIDEVILVGGSTRTPYVKQAVENFFGKKPQDNINPDEVVALGAAIQADVLAGNRSDILLLDVTPLSLGIETMGGLMDVIIARNSKVPTKAGRQYTTSVDGQVNMKISVYQGERDLVKENRKLAEFDLKGIPAMPAGLPKVDINFLLNADGILTVQAIELRSGVKQEIEITPSYGLSDDTVEKMLLDSIEHAKSDVEQRMLIEARSEGEQLLYTAERFIEKHAEHLTATEIAETKVHIEALKTALATQEKDTILKKADELNEFTRPFAERVMDAAISTAMKGKKIE, encoded by the coding sequence ATGGCAAAAATATCAATTAACCTTGCTACAGGTTCGTTTCAGAAGGAAGAAATTATAGTTGGAATAGATTTAGGTACAACCAATAGTTTGGTCGCATTTATCAATCCAGATAAGAATCCGCAGGTAATTAACGATGCAGGTAAAGGAATATTAGTACCTTCTGTGGTATATTTTAACAACCAGAACGAAGCCATTGTGGGTAACGAGGCTAAAGAATACTTAACCACCGATCCTTCAAACACTATTTTTTCGGTAAAAAGATTACTTGGCCGTTCTTATAAAGACGTAGCCGAACATAAGGATATTTTCTCTTACAAAATTATAGACGATGATAGTGATGCTTTGGTGAAAATCCATGCAGGCGATCGTTTCTACACCCCTATCGAATTATCAGCAGAAATTTTGAAAGAGCTTAAAGCAAGAGCAGAACACGCTCTAAAAACTCCTGTTAACAGAGCTGTAATCACTGTTCCGGCATATTTTAATGATAGTCAGCGCCAGGCCACCAGAGATGCTGGAAAACTGGCCGGTTTAGATGTCATGCGTATTGTAAACGAACCTACCGCAGCAAGTTTGGCTTATGGAATCGGCTTAGATCCATCGCAACAAAAAACAATTGCGGTATACGACTTAGGCGGAGGAACATTTGATGTTTCTATTCTACAGATCCAAAATGGAATTTTTGAAGTTTTGGCGACAAACGGAAATACTTATTTAGGGGGCGATGATTTCGACCGCGCCATTTTAAATTATTGGCTTACGAAAAACAACCTTGATGTAGCTGTAGTTGCTCAAGACAATATTTTGATGCAAACTTTACGCCTACAGGCTGAGGCTGCTAAAAAAGCATTATCAACCCAGAATTTATACAACGAAAAGGTTGGCGAGATTTGGTGTACATTGGATAAACAAACCTTTGAGCAGTTAATTTCAGCAAAGGTTGAGGAGACCATCACCGCCTGTAAAAATGCATTAAAGGATGCAGATTTATCTGCCAGTGATATAGATGAGGTAATTTTAGTGGGAGGTTCTACCCGTACACCTTATGTAAAACAGGCTGTAGAAAATTTCTTTGGTAAAAAACCACAAGACAACATTAATCCTGATGAGGTAGTAGCACTTGGTGCAGCCATTCAGGCCGATGTTTTGGCCGGAAACCGTTCTGATATTTTATTGTTAGATGTTACACCACTTTCTTTAGGTATCGAAACCATGGGTGGCCTGATGGATGTAATTATTGCCCGTAACAGCAAAGTACCTACTAAAGCGGGTCGCCAATACACTACTTCTGTAGATGGACAGGTAAATATGAAGATCTCTGTTTACCAGGGAGAACGCGATTTAGTGAAAGAAAATAGAAAATTGGCTGAGTTCGACTTAAAAGGAATCCCTGCAATGCCTGCTGGTTTACCAAAAGTCGACATCAATTTTTTACTGAATGCCGATGGAATTTTAACCGTGCAGGCCATTGAGTTACGTTCCGGTGTTAAACAAGAGATAGAAATTACGCCAAGTTATGGCTTAAGTGACGATACCGTAGAGAAAATGCTCCTTGATAGCATAGAACATGCTAAAAGTGATGTAGAACAACGTATGCTTATTGAAGCGAGAAGCGAGGGCGAACAATTGCTTTACACAGCAGAACGTTTTATCGAAAAACATGCTGAGCATTTAACGGCGACCGAAATTGCAGAAACCAAAGTACACATCGAAGCACTTAAAACGGCTTTAGCTACTCAAGAAAAAGATACCATTTTGAAGAAAGCAGACGAGCTGAACGAATTTACCCGCCCTTTTGCCGAACGGGTAATGGACGCAGCGATTTCTACAGCAATGAAAGGTAAAAAGATAGAGTAG
- a CDS encoding LLM class flavin-dependent oxidoreductase encodes MELGIGMFGDLQINAKGEIQPAQQRLQEIIAEIKLMDEVGLDFYGIGEHHRPDYAVSSPEIILAAAATVTKNIKLSSAVSVLSSSDPVKLYQNFATIDLISNGRAELMAGRGSFIESFPLFGYNLQDYDELYEEKLDLLLKINAAPKITWKGKFRPELNNQEVLPRAINDKLKIWVAVGGTPESVERAGRLGLPVMFAIIGGQPIQFKPLFDYYKRVYEAYGHDMKKFEVGVHMHSLFGEDSNAIADYYYPLYSAQMNRIGKSRGWAPYQRNQFDTGRSSSGALIIGDVNESVEKILAMEETFGLTRFSAHMDVGGPSHAALMKSIELFGSKIAPKVREALNK; translated from the coding sequence ATGGAATTAGGTATCGGTATGTTTGGCGATTTGCAGATTAATGCAAAAGGAGAAATTCAACCCGCGCAGCAAAGACTTCAGGAAATTATAGCAGAAATAAAACTAATGGACGAGGTTGGTTTAGATTTCTATGGCATTGGCGAACACCATCGCCCTGATTACGCCGTATCGAGTCCTGAAATTATATTGGCTGCCGCAGCTACTGTTACCAAAAACATCAAACTAAGCAGTGCGGTTTCGGTTTTAAGTTCATCCGATCCGGTTAAATTGTATCAAAATTTTGCCACAATAGATTTAATCTCAAATGGCAGGGCCGAATTAATGGCTGGTCGCGGCAGTTTTATTGAGTCGTTTCCCCTGTTTGGCTACAATCTTCAAGATTACGACGAGCTTTACGAAGAGAAGTTAGATTTACTCCTTAAAATAAACGCAGCGCCCAAAATTACTTGGAAAGGTAAATTCAGACCAGAGTTGAATAACCAGGAAGTATTGCCAAGAGCTATAAACGACAAGCTAAAGATATGGGTGGCCGTTGGTGGAACACCAGAATCAGTAGAACGTGCTGGTAGATTAGGCTTACCTGTAATGTTTGCCATCATCGGCGGTCAGCCCATTCAGTTTAAGCCGCTTTTCGATTACTATAAAAGAGTTTATGAAGCTTATGGACATGACATGAAAAAGTTCGAAGTAGGCGTTCACATGCATTCCTTATTTGGTGAGGACAGTAATGCAATTGCCGATTATTATTATCCACTTTATTCAGCCCAGATGAACAGGATTGGAAAATCGCGCGGTTGGGCACCTTATCAACGCAACCAGTTCGATACTGGCCGGAGCAGTAGCGGTGCGTTAATTATTGGCGATGTAAACGAATCGGTGGAGAAGATTTTAGCCATGGAAGAAACTTTTGGTTTAACACGTTTCTCCGCACACATGGACGTAGGCGGGCCATCTCATGCAGCTTTGATGAAATCAATTGAGTTATTCGGTAGCAAGATTGCACCTAAAGTACGCGAAGCTTTAAATAAATAA
- a CDS encoding DUF4395 domain-containing protein: MELSCPISAERVNENVVRIIALMVAVIAITCVVFSNYWAIVFLIFDFALRAFTTGKFSLLKFIAIKISAGLSLSPKMKDLAPKKFAATLGFIFCLLITAVFLFDFYNAALIFTSIMIVFALLESLFAVCVGCYIYSFLQIFTKKKEA; this comes from the coding sequence ATGGAATTATCTTGCCCAATATCTGCAGAAAGAGTAAATGAGAATGTAGTTAGGATTATTGCCTTAATGGTTGCGGTGATCGCAATTACTTGTGTTGTGTTTTCAAATTATTGGGCAATTGTTTTTCTGATATTTGATTTTGCCTTGAGAGCATTTACAACAGGTAAATTTAGTTTGTTGAAATTTATCGCCATTAAAATATCTGCCGGACTTTCGCTTTCACCGAAAATGAAGGATCTGGCCCCAAAAAAGTTCGCGGCAACCTTAGGCTTTATATTTTGCCTTCTAATTACCGCGGTATTTTTATTTGATTTTTATAATGCAGCGCTAATTTTTACCTCCATCATGATCGTTTTCGCTTTGTTAGAGAGCTTATTCGCCGTTTGTGTAGGCTGTTATATCTATTCTTTTTTGCAGATTTTCACTAAAAAGAAAGAGGCTTAA
- a CDS encoding VOC family protein: MTKPLVTCLWFDGQAEAAAKYYCTVFKDSKITQVTPMVVTFELNGNKFMGLNGGPQFKFDEAISLMVNCDSQDEIDYYWDTFINDGGTESACGWLKDKFGLSWQIVPSNIGELMADPERAKRVMDVVMQMKKLDMKKMENA; this comes from the coding sequence ATGACAAAACCACTTGTAACATGTCTTTGGTTTGACGGACAAGCCGAAGCAGCAGCAAAATACTATTGTACAGTATTTAAAGATTCTAAAATTACGCAGGTTACTCCCATGGTAGTTACTTTCGAATTAAATGGAAATAAATTTATGGGCCTTAACGGCGGTCCGCAATTTAAGTTCGATGAAGCCATTTCTCTTATGGTAAACTGCGATAGTCAGGATGAAATAGACTATTACTGGGATACTTTTATAAATGATGGCGGTACAGAGAGTGCTTGCGGATGGTTAAAAGATAAATTCGGACTTTCATGGCAGATTGTTCCATCAAACATCGGTGAGCTAATGGCAGATCCCGAAAGAGCAAAAAGAGTTATGGATGTGGTGATGCAGATGAAAAAGCTTGATATGAAAAAAATGGAAAATGCATAA
- a CDS encoding zinc dependent phospholipase C family protein yields MKRLTILTALIIPIFLCTSWGFFAHQRINNLAVFTLPSDMIGFYKKNIKYITEHAVDPDKRRYADTLEAPRHYLDVENYEKNIDSIPEKWDDALAKYGLKKLNTDGIIPWQIQRSYYGLVKAFKMRDSVKILKYSADLGHYIGDAHVPLHTTANHNGQLTNQVGIHAFWESRLPELFSTQYNFVVGKAYYIENPLQEIWKILKHTHSLVDTVLTFEAELSASFPSDKKYSFSERNNTVLKQYATAYSKAYHTKMNNMVEKQMRAAILETGSFWYSAWVDAGQPVLKNLIKTAIVPDEKKESEEIERKFQNGSLIGREL; encoded by the coding sequence ATGAAAAGATTAACGATTTTAACCGCGTTAATCATCCCTATATTTCTTTGTACCTCCTGGGGTTTCTTTGCACATCAAAGGATAAATAACCTTGCTGTTTTCACTTTGCCTTCTGATATGATCGGTTTCTATAAAAAGAATATCAAATACATTACCGAACATGCTGTTGACCCAGATAAACGCAGATATGCCGATACCTTGGAAGCACCACGGCATTACCTCGATGTGGAAAACTACGAGAAAAATATAGATAGTATTCCCGAAAAATGGGATGATGCCCTGGCTAAATATGGCCTGAAAAAACTGAACACTGATGGTATTATCCCCTGGCAAATACAGCGCAGCTATTATGGTTTAGTTAAAGCCTTTAAAATGCGTGATTCGGTAAAAATCTTAAAATACTCTGCAGATCTGGGCCATTACATTGGCGATGCACATGTTCCTTTACATACTACGGCTAACCATAATGGGCAACTCACTAATCAGGTTGGTATCCACGCTTTTTGGGAAAGCCGTTTACCCGAATTGTTTTCCACTCAATACAATTTTGTTGTTGGCAAGGCATATTATATTGAAAACCCATTGCAAGAAATCTGGAAAATACTTAAACACACGCACAGTTTGGTTGATACCGTATTAACTTTCGAAGCGGAACTGAGCGCATCATTTCCTTCCGACAAAAAGTATAGTTTTTCTGAAAGGAATAATACTGTGCTTAAACAATACGCTACGGCCTATTCGAAAGCCTACCATACTAAAATGAATAACATGGTAGAAAAACAAATGCGTGCGGCTATCTTAGAGACAGGTTCATTCTGGTATTCTGCCTGGGTTGATGCAGGTCAGCCAGTGCTCAAAAACCTGATTAAAACAGCGATAGTACCTGATGAAAAAAAAGAAAGTGAAGAGATAGAAAGGAAATTTCAAAACGGTTCCCTAATTGGCAGGGAACTTTAA